In one Lysobacter alkalisoli genomic region, the following are encoded:
- the cydX gene encoding cytochrome bd-I oxidase subunit CydX produces MWYFTWILGLAFASAFAILNAMWYEMHAERTEGRPDRPPGT; encoded by the coding sequence ATGTGGTACTTCACCTGGATCCTGGGGCTGGCCTTCGCCAGCGCCTTCGCGATCCTCAATGCGATGTGGTACGAGATGCATGCCGAGCGGACGGAAGGTCGCCCGGACCGTCCGCCCGGGACCTGA
- the trxC gene encoding thioredoxin TrxC, producing MPMKIACPHCMAINNVPAGRLGDAPGCGRCHQPLFTAHPLALESTTAFEAHAVRSDLPLLVDFWAPWCGPCRTMAPHFEAAAAQLEPTMRLAKVDTQAQPELGARFGIRSIPTLVLFRAGRELARMSGALPGGEIVRWARSHL from the coding sequence ATGCCAATGAAAATCGCCTGCCCGCACTGCATGGCGATCAACAACGTGCCGGCCGGACGCCTCGGCGACGCGCCCGGGTGCGGACGCTGCCACCAGCCGCTGTTCACCGCGCACCCGCTGGCACTGGAATCCACCACCGCGTTCGAGGCGCACGCGGTCCGCAGCGATCTGCCGCTGCTGGTCGACTTCTGGGCGCCATGGTGCGGCCCGTGCCGGACGATGGCGCCGCATTTCGAGGCCGCCGCCGCGCAACTCGAGCCCACGATGCGGCTGGCCAAGGTCGACACCCAGGCGCAGCCGGAACTCGGCGCACGCTTCGGCATCCGCAGCATCCCGACCCTGGTGCTGTTCAGGGCCGGGCGCGAGCTGGCGCGCATGTCCGGCGCCTTGCCAGGCGGCGAAATAGTGCGTTGGGCGCGGTCGCATCTCTGA
- a CDS encoding OmpW/AlkL family protein, translating to MYMHKGLVCSAIGLILGTAALPALAQSAGEWTLGVGAHVVDPKSDNGSLIGGSVPIRVDSDVKPTITFEYFLRDGLGLEVLAAWPFEHDIEIPGVGKAGSTRHLPPTVSLQYHFNHRGTVSPFVGAGINYTTFFSEKTRGPLAGSKLSLDDSWGLAAHVGIDFTVGERSAIRIDARWIDIDTDVKIDGAKVGTANIDPVVYGAAYVKRF from the coding sequence ATGTACATGCACAAAGGACTTGTCTGCAGCGCCATCGGCCTCATCCTCGGCACCGCCGCCCTGCCCGCCCTTGCCCAGTCCGCGGGCGAATGGACCCTCGGCGTCGGCGCCCATGTCGTCGATCCCAAGTCGGACAACGGCAGCCTGATCGGCGGCAGCGTGCCGATCAGGGTCGACAGCGACGTCAAGCCGACGATCACCTTCGAATACTTCCTCCGCGATGGCCTCGGCCTGGAAGTGCTGGCCGCCTGGCCGTTCGAGCACGACATCGAGATTCCCGGCGTCGGCAAGGCCGGCAGCACCCGGCACCTGCCGCCGACGGTGTCTCTGCAGTACCACTTCAACCATCGCGGCACCGTCTCGCCGTTCGTGGGTGCCGGCATCAACTACACGACTTTCTTCAGCGAGAAGACCCGTGGTCCGCTGGCCGGCAGCAAGCTGTCGCTGGACGATTCGTGGGGCCTGGCCGCGCACGTCGGCATCGACTTCACGGTCGGCGAGCGCAGCGCGATCCGGATCGATGCCCGCTGGATCGACATCGACACCGACGTGAAGATCGACGGCGCCAAGGTCGGCACGGCCAACATCGACCCTGTGGTCTACGGGGCCGCCTACGTGAAGCGCTTCTAG
- a CDS encoding cyd operon YbgE family protein yields the protein MARIVSLLLALTLSAALLILPAMRARELTSAGHGLLMPLLILVCALFVHGLGLRPQRRWAQAMLSPWLLWPASLVLAATWWWLS from the coding sequence ATGGCCCGCATCGTCTCACTGCTGCTGGCGCTGACGTTGTCGGCAGCGCTACTGATACTGCCGGCGATGCGGGCGCGCGAACTGACCTCCGCCGGCCATGGCTTGCTGATGCCGCTGCTGATCTTGGTATGTGCACTGTTCGTGCATGGCCTCGGCCTGCGTCCACAACGGCGCTGGGCGCAGGCGATGTTGTCGCCCTGGCTGCTGTGGCCGGCTTCGCTGGTGCTGGCGGCGACATGGTGGTGGCTCAGCTGA
- the cydP gene encoding cytochrome oxidase putative small subunit CydP yields MLEPTKRTTRQGPHWAWRLRRHLGWVLAIKIAFIALLFAFFFSGGQRPDIDAGEVSDRLQLHR; encoded by the coding sequence ATGCTCGAACCGACAAAACGCACGACGCGACAGGGGCCGCACTGGGCCTGGCGGCTGCGTCGCCACCTGGGCTGGGTGCTGGCGATCAAGATCGCCTTCATCGCCCTGCTGTTCGCGTTCTTCTTCTCCGGCGGGCAACGTCCCGACATCGACGCCGGCGAGGTCTCCGACCGTCTCCAACTGCACAGGTGA
- a CDS encoding S1/P1 nuclease, producing the protein MTRLLSCLLAIALLIPVPVAAWGPLGHRLIAGLAWDGMTPEARAEALALLEGEDDPTLAGIANWADQLRAEDPDLGRRSARWHYVNIAEDDCHYIAARHCKGGNCVVEAINDQAAILADRSRPRAERLQALKFVVHFVGDVHQPLHAGHGHDKGGNTVQISIDDGSRDGRGSNLHALWDSGLLNSARLDEAQWLARLRTLPAPVHAPATGSAARWAEASCSAVIQPGFYPAGPKVGRRYMDQWRPVAEAQLRAGGQRLADMLNAALASSQGN; encoded by the coding sequence ATGACCCGCCTGCTTTCCTGCCTGCTCGCCATCGCTCTGCTCATCCCCGTCCCGGTTGCGGCCTGGGGGCCGCTTGGCCACCGTCTGATCGCCGGACTGGCCTGGGACGGGATGACGCCCGAAGCCCGCGCCGAAGCACTGGCCCTGCTCGAAGGCGAGGACGACCCGACCCTGGCCGGCATCGCCAACTGGGCCGATCAGCTGCGCGCAGAGGATCCCGACCTGGGCCGCCGCAGCGCGCGCTGGCACTACGTGAACATTGCCGAGGACGACTGCCACTACATCGCCGCCCGCCACTGCAAGGGCGGCAACTGTGTGGTCGAGGCGATCAACGACCAGGCCGCGATCCTCGCCGACCGCAGCCGGCCGCGCGCCGAACGCCTGCAGGCGCTCAAGTTCGTCGTCCACTTCGTTGGCGACGTGCACCAGCCGTTGCACGCCGGCCATGGCCACGACAAGGGCGGCAATACCGTCCAGATCAGCATCGACGACGGCAGTCGCGACGGACGCGGCAGCAACCTGCATGCGCTGTGGGACAGCGGCCTGCTCAACAGCGCCCGCCTCGACGAGGCGCAGTGGCTGGCACGGCTGCGGACGCTGCCGGCGCCTGTTCACGCGCCCGCTACCGGCTCGGCGGCAAGGTGGGCGGAAGCTTCGTGCAGCGCGGTCATCCAGCCCGGTTTCTACCCGGCCGGGCCGAAGGTCGGAAGGCGCTACATGGACCAGTGGCGGCCGGTTGCCGAGGCACAGTTGCGTGCGGGAGGGCAGCGGCTGGCAGACATGCTCAACGCCGCGCTGGCGAGTTCGCAAGGGAATTAA
- the cydB gene encoding cytochrome d ubiquinol oxidase subunit II, whose translation MFDYETLRVIWWLLLGVLLIGFAVSDGYDLGVGAIVRLLGHDDVERRMVLESIEPHWEGHQVWFILGGGAIFAAWPLLYAASFSGFYFAMFLVLLALILRPVGFNFRNKLPSRRWRGTWDWALTIAGVVPALVFGVAFGNLFLGVPFHMTENLLPVYDGSFFGLFHPFALLAGVVSLAMLVMHGATFAAMKIEDPVGLRARRIARITALVTLVAFIAAGLWLTVMGGHEIVGTAATLGPSNPLQKQVEVANGTWLSHHRENPWTLLAPVLAVTGLVAVALLRQRRLAFVASAIAVAAIIFTAGLALFPFLLPSATDPSHGLTVWDASSSPRTLGIMLLATVVLLPIVLVYSTWAFRVMRGQVTHAHVAESEEGY comes from the coding sequence ATGTTCGATTACGAAACCCTTCGCGTGATCTGGTGGCTGCTGCTGGGCGTGCTGCTCATCGGCTTCGCCGTGAGCGACGGTTACGACCTCGGGGTGGGCGCGATCGTTCGCCTGCTCGGTCACGACGACGTCGAGCGACGCATGGTCCTGGAGTCGATCGAACCGCACTGGGAGGGCCACCAGGTCTGGTTCATCCTCGGCGGCGGCGCAATCTTCGCAGCCTGGCCGCTGCTGTACGCGGCGTCGTTCTCGGGATTCTATTTCGCGATGTTCCTGGTGCTGCTGGCGTTGATCCTGCGCCCGGTCGGCTTCAACTTCCGCAACAAGCTGCCATCAAGGCGCTGGCGCGGAACCTGGGACTGGGCGCTGACCATAGCCGGCGTGGTGCCGGCACTGGTGTTCGGCGTGGCCTTCGGCAACCTGTTCCTGGGCGTGCCGTTCCACATGACCGAGAACCTGCTGCCGGTCTACGACGGTTCGTTCTTCGGACTGTTCCACCCCTTCGCGTTGCTGGCCGGTGTGGTCAGCCTGGCGATGCTGGTCATGCACGGCGCCACCTTCGCGGCGATGAAGATCGAGGATCCGGTTGGCCTGCGCGCCCGCCGTATCGCACGGATCACCGCACTGGTGACACTGGTTGCCTTCATCGCAGCCGGACTTTGGCTGACGGTGATGGGCGGACACGAGATTGTGGGGACTGCGGCCACGCTGGGGCCGTCCAATCCGCTGCAGAAGCAGGTGGAGGTGGCCAACGGTACATGGCTGTCGCATCACCGCGAGAATCCGTGGACGCTGCTGGCACCGGTGCTGGCGGTGACGGGACTGGTGGCGGTCGCGCTGCTGCGCCAGCGCCGCCTGGCCTTCGTCGCCAGCGCCATCGCGGTGGCCGCGATCATCTTCACCGCCGGCCTGGCGCTGTTCCCGTTCCTGCTGCCCTCGGCGACCGACCCGTCGCACGGACTGACCGTATGGGATGCGTCGTCGAGCCCGCGCACGCTCGGCATCATGCTGCTGGCGACGGTGGTGCTGCTGCCGATCGTACTGGTCTACAGCACCTGGGCGTTCCGGGTGATGCGCGGGCAGGTCACCCACGCGCACGTGGCCGAATCCGAGGAGGGTTACTGA
- a CDS encoding efflux RND transporter permease subunit, whose protein sequence is MTGPQPPVRLGLSGRLAAAFQANPLTPILALLGLLLGLVAVSITPREEEPQIDVTMANVFVPLPGASARDVEQLVATPLEQKLSEIEGIKHIYSISRPGMAVLTVEYTVGVARQPAIVRLYNQVYSNQDWMPAGLGVGTPLIKPKGIDDVPVMSLTLWTDDPRRNATDLAEVAHSLETEIKRIRGTRDVYTIGAPDRVVAVTLDPARLAAHGLTLADIAQSLQAANVVRHAGERIAGEGAVPVTAGTFLADADDVAGLVIGLSGGRPLRLADVAEVRAGGDVPARYVWHGAPAGRAGPAQGVAPAVTIAIAKKPGSNAADITGAVERRMAQLQGELIPDGVSVTITRDYGRTATDKAQKLIQKLVFATGSVLLLVLFALGWREAIVVGSAVVLTLAVTLFASWAMGFTLNRVSLFALIFSIGILVDDAIVVVENIHRHMTIGGKDGRGRSLREAIPPAVDEVGGPTILATFTVIAALMPMAFVSGLMGPYMRPIPINASAGMLLSLAIALVVTPWLSLKLLSRHVAHAPAAAADGGESRLHRLFGRVMRPFLDPARGGRRRRMLFAGMAALVVLAASLAVLEWVVLKMLPFDNKSELQVVVDLPEGRTLEDTNALLGELAAVVDTVPEVLDYQGYAGTAAPINFNGLVRQYFLRSGSNVGDLQVNLVDKHDRHRQSHEIARALRPALAAIGGAHGASVKVVEVPPGPPVLAPLVAELYGPDHARSRELALELARRFAATGGIVDIDTTVESDAPREVLVVDRVRASRLGVPQAAIADALAAAIGGLDATWVQDGRSKYPRPVRLRLPVADQAGLERLLALRVRGGEGQLVPLSELVTVERPAWDGAIHHKDLLPVVYVTGDEASRLDSPLYGMFDLVGQLRREEVGGHRLRQHFISQPEDTSHFAVKWDGEWQITYETFRDMGIAYAAGMVLIYLLVVAQFRSYLVPLVIMAPIPLTVIGVMPGHALLGAQFTATSMIGMIALAGIIVRNSILLVDFINQAVAEGARPEQAVIDACAVRAKPIALTGLAAMLGAFFILDDPIFNGLAVSLIFGILVSTVLTLVVIPLLYYALLHRRREVSE, encoded by the coding sequence ATGACCGGGCCGCAGCCGCCCGTCCGCCTGGGATTGTCCGGCCGGCTTGCCGCGGCTTTCCAGGCCAACCCGCTGACCCCGATCCTGGCGTTGCTGGGCCTGCTGCTGGGCCTGGTCGCGGTATCGATCACACCGCGCGAGGAAGAACCGCAGATCGACGTGACCATGGCCAACGTGTTCGTACCGCTGCCCGGGGCGAGCGCGCGCGACGTCGAGCAACTGGTGGCCACGCCGCTGGAACAGAAGCTCTCGGAGATCGAGGGCATCAAGCACATCTACTCGATCAGCCGGCCCGGCATGGCCGTGCTGACGGTCGAATACACCGTCGGCGTTGCGCGGCAGCCGGCGATCGTGCGCCTGTACAACCAGGTCTATTCCAACCAGGACTGGATGCCCGCGGGCCTGGGCGTCGGTACGCCGCTGATCAAGCCCAAGGGCATCGACGACGTGCCGGTGATGAGCCTGACGCTGTGGACCGACGATCCACGGCGGAATGCAACGGACCTGGCCGAGGTCGCGCATTCGCTGGAAACCGAGATCAAGCGCATCCGCGGCACCCGTGATGTCTACACCATCGGCGCGCCGGACCGGGTGGTCGCGGTCACGCTGGATCCGGCGAGGCTGGCCGCCCATGGCCTGACCCTGGCTGATATCGCGCAGTCGCTGCAGGCGGCCAACGTGGTGCGCCATGCCGGCGAACGGATCGCCGGCGAGGGCGCGGTGCCGGTGACCGCCGGCACGTTTCTCGCCGATGCCGACGATGTTGCCGGACTGGTGATCGGACTGAGCGGGGGGCGCCCGCTGCGACTGGCCGACGTGGCCGAGGTGCGGGCCGGCGGTGATGTTCCCGCCCGGTATGTCTGGCACGGTGCACCGGCGGGACGCGCGGGACCGGCACAGGGCGTCGCCCCCGCAGTCACCATCGCGATCGCCAAGAAGCCGGGCAGCAACGCCGCCGACATTACCGGAGCGGTCGAGCGCCGGATGGCGCAGTTGCAGGGCGAGCTGATTCCGGACGGCGTCAGCGTCACCATCACCCGCGACTACGGACGCACCGCGACCGACAAGGCGCAGAAGCTGATCCAGAAGCTGGTCTTCGCCACCGGCTCGGTGCTGCTGCTGGTGCTGTTCGCGCTGGGCTGGCGCGAGGCGATCGTGGTCGGCAGCGCGGTCGTGCTGACCCTGGCGGTGACCTTGTTCGCGTCGTGGGCGATGGGGTTCACCCTCAACCGCGTGTCGCTGTTCGCGTTGATCTTCTCGATCGGCATCCTGGTCGACGATGCGATCGTGGTGGTGGAGAACATCCATCGGCACATGACCATCGGTGGGAAGGATGGCCGGGGCAGGAGCCTGCGCGAGGCGATTCCCCCGGCCGTCGACGAAGTCGGCGGTCCCACCATCCTCGCCACCTTCACCGTGATCGCGGCATTGATGCCGATGGCATTCGTATCCGGGTTGATGGGGCCGTATATGCGGCCGATCCCGATCAACGCCTCGGCCGGCATGCTGCTGTCGCTGGCCATCGCGCTCGTGGTGACGCCGTGGCTGTCGCTGAAGCTGCTCTCGCGGCACGTGGCGCACGCACCGGCGGCGGCAGCGGACGGCGGCGAATCCCGCCTGCACCGGCTGTTCGGCCGGGTCATGCGTCCGTTCCTCGATCCCGCTCGCGGCGGCCGGCGCCGGCGCATGCTGTTTGCCGGCATGGCGGCGCTGGTGGTGCTGGCGGCATCGCTGGCGGTACTGGAATGGGTCGTGCTGAAGATGCTGCCGTTCGACAACAAGTCCGAACTGCAGGTGGTGGTCGACCTGCCCGAGGGGCGCACCCTGGAGGACACCAACGCGCTGCTGGGCGAGCTGGCCGCGGTGGTGGACACGGTGCCGGAGGTCCTCGACTACCAGGGCTATGCCGGCACTGCCGCGCCGATCAACTTCAATGGCCTGGTCCGCCAGTACTTCCTGCGCAGCGGCAGCAACGTCGGCGACCTGCAGGTCAACCTGGTCGACAAGCACGACCGCCATCGCCAGAGCCACGAGATCGCCCGCGCGCTGCGTCCGGCATTGGCCGCGATCGGTGGTGCACATGGCGCTTCGGTCAAGGTCGTCGAGGTGCCGCCGGGGCCGCCGGTGCTGGCGCCGCTGGTTGCCGAACTGTATGGCCCCGACCATGCGCGCAGCCGCGAACTGGCGCTCGAACTGGCGCGTCGCTTCGCCGCGACCGGGGGCATCGTCGACATCGACACCACCGTGGAGAGTGATGCACCGCGCGAGGTCCTGGTGGTCGATCGCGTCCGTGCATCGCGCCTGGGCGTGCCGCAGGCGGCGATCGCCGACGCCCTGGCCGCGGCGATCGGGGGACTGGATGCGACCTGGGTGCAGGACGGGCGATCCAAGTACCCGCGTCCGGTGCGCCTGCGCCTGCCGGTGGCCGACCAGGCCGGCCTCGAACGGCTGCTGGCATTGCGCGTGCGTGGCGGGGAGGGGCAGCTGGTGCCGCTGTCGGAACTGGTCACGGTCGAGCGTCCGGCCTGGGACGGCGCGATCCATCACAAGGACCTGCTGCCGGTGGTGTACGTGACCGGCGACGAGGCCAGCCGGCTCGACAGTCCGCTGTATGGCATGTTCGACCTGGTCGGCCAGCTGCGCCGCGAGGAAGTCGGTGGCCACAGGCTTCGCCAGCACTTCATCAGCCAGCCCGAGGACACCAGCCACTTCGCGGTGAAATGGGATGGCGAATGGCAGATCACCTACGAGACCTTCCGCGACATGGGCATCGCCTACGCCGCCGGCATGGTGCTGATCTACCTGCTGGTGGTCGCGCAGTTCCGCAGTTACCTGGTGCCGCTGGTGATCATGGCGCCGATTCCGCTGACCGTGATCGGGGTGATGCCGGGGCATGCGCTGCTCGGCGCGCAGTTCACCGCGACGTCGATGATCGGCATGATCGCCCTGGCCGGCATCATCGTGCGCAACTCGATCCTGCTGGTGGACTTCATCAACCAGGCCGTCGCCGAAGGTGCGCGGCCGGAGCAGGCGGTGATCGATGCCTGCGCGGTGCGGGCCAAGCCGATCGCGTTGACCGGCCTGGCGGCGATGCTGGGCGCGTTCTTCATCCTCGACGACCCGATCTTCAACGGACTGGCGGTGTCGCTGATCTTCGGCATCCTGGTCTCGACCGTGCTGACCCTGGTCGTGATCCCGCTGCTGTACTACGCCCTCCTGCATCGTCGCCGGGAAGTTTCCGAATGA
- a CDS encoding cytochrome ubiquinol oxidase subunit I, producing MPDLYVVDLSRLQFAITALYHFLFVPLTLGLALIMAIMESVYVMTGREIWKQMTKFWGILFGINFAMGVATGITMEFQFGTNWAYYSHYVGDIFGAPLAIEGLMAFFLESTFVGLFFFGWNRLSKLQHLTVTWLTAIGANLSALWILIANGWMQYPVGAEFNFETMRMEVTDFAAVLFNPVAQSKFVHTVSAGYVTGAMFVLSISAWYLLKGRNVEFAKRSMAVAASFGLASALSVVVLGDESGYTASENQQMKVAAIEAEWHTQAPPASFTLFGFPDMEKRETVAGIHIPWALGLIATRSLDEQVPGIHELVEQNRERIRRGIQAHAALQAVRADPDDPDKRNLFLALRHDLGFGLLTLRYVDDPAKADEAVIDRAAWSTVPNVPVLFWSFRIMVGLGFYFILLFGYAFYLVSRRRFDRPRFLRLALWSLPLPWVAAELGWIVAEYGRQPWAIDGVLPTFLGVSSTSAGQVTASLIGFVVLYTALAVVDVVLMKRMIKAGPDGLNVWPLDRIGDGSISPSQP from the coding sequence ATGCCCGACTTGTACGTGGTCGATCTGTCCCGCCTGCAATTCGCCATCACCGCGCTTTACCACTTCCTGTTCGTGCCGCTGACGCTCGGGCTGGCGCTGATCATGGCGATCATGGAAAGCGTCTACGTGATGACCGGGCGCGAGATCTGGAAGCAGATGACCAAGTTCTGGGGCATCCTGTTCGGCATCAACTTCGCCATGGGTGTCGCCACCGGCATCACCATGGAGTTCCAGTTCGGCACCAACTGGGCCTACTACTCGCACTACGTCGGCGACATCTTCGGTGCGCCGCTGGCGATCGAAGGGTTGATGGCGTTCTTCCTGGAGAGCACCTTCGTCGGCCTGTTCTTCTTCGGCTGGAACCGGCTGTCGAAACTGCAGCACCTGACCGTGACCTGGCTGACCGCGATCGGCGCCAACCTGTCGGCACTGTGGATCCTGATCGCCAACGGCTGGATGCAGTACCCGGTCGGCGCCGAGTTCAACTTCGAGACGATGCGGATGGAGGTAACCGACTTCGCCGCGGTGCTGTTCAATCCGGTCGCACAATCCAAGTTCGTGCATACGGTCAGCGCCGGCTATGTCACCGGGGCGATGTTCGTGCTGTCGATAAGCGCCTGGTATCTGCTCAAGGGGCGCAACGTGGAGTTCGCGAAACGCTCGATGGCGGTCGCGGCCAGCTTCGGCCTGGCCTCGGCGTTATCAGTGGTGGTGCTCGGCGACGAGAGCGGCTACACCGCTTCGGAAAACCAGCAGATGAAGGTGGCCGCTATCGAGGCCGAGTGGCATACCCAGGCACCGCCGGCCTCGTTCACCTTGTTCGGTTTTCCGGACATGGAGAAGCGCGAGACCGTCGCCGGCATCCACATCCCGTGGGCACTGGGCCTGATCGCGACCCGGTCGCTGGACGAGCAGGTGCCCGGCATCCACGAGCTGGTCGAACAGAACCGCGAGCGCATCCGCCGCGGCATCCAGGCCCATGCCGCGTTGCAGGCGGTGCGCGCCGACCCGGACGATCCGGACAAGCGCAATCTCTTCCTTGCCCTGCGCCACGACCTGGGCTTCGGCCTGCTGACATTGCGCTACGTCGACGACCCGGCCAAGGCCGACGAGGCGGTCATCGACCGTGCCGCATGGAGCACGGTGCCCAACGTGCCGGTGCTGTTCTGGTCGTTCCGGATCATGGTCGGGCTCGGCTTCTACTTCATCCTGCTGTTCGGCTACGCCTTCTACCTGGTTTCCCGGCGCCGGTTCGATCGCCCGCGCTTCCTGCGCCTGGCACTGTGGAGCCTGCCACTGCCGTGGGTTGCGGCCGAGCTGGGCTGGATCGTCGCCGAATACGGCCGCCAGCCGTGGGCGATCGATGGCGTGTTGCCGACCTTCCTGGGCGTGTCCTCGACCAGCGCCGGACAGGTCACCGCCAGCCTGATCGGCTTCGTGGTGCTCTACACCGCGCTGGCAGTCGTCGATGTCGTGCTGATGAAGCGCATGATCAAGGCCGGTCCCGATGGACTCAACGTGTGGCCGCTCGATCGCATCGGCGACGGTTCCATCTCCCCCTCCCAGCCCTGA
- the gap gene encoding type I glyceraldehyde-3-phosphate dehydrogenase has translation MTIKVGINGFGRIGRNVFRSAIQNFAGEIEIVGINDLLEPDYLAYMLSYDSVHGRFKGQVSVEGGDLIVNGKKIRLTAERDPANLKWDDIGAEVVIESTGLFLTKETCQKHIDAGAKKVIQSAPSKDDTPMFVYGVNHTEYKGEAIISNASCTTNCLAPLAKVINDKWGIKRGLMTTVHAATATQKTVDGPSMKDWRGGRGILENIIPSSTGAAKAVGKVLPELNGKLTGMAFRVPTSDVSVVDLTVELEKDASYAEICAEMKAQSQGALKGILGYTEDKVVATDFRGETCTSVFDADAGIALDGTFVKLVSWYDNEWGYSNKCLEMARVIAG, from the coding sequence ATGACCATCAAGGTAGGCATCAACGGTTTCGGCCGCATCGGACGCAACGTATTCCGTTCGGCGATCCAGAACTTCGCAGGCGAAATCGAGATCGTCGGCATCAACGACCTGCTGGAGCCGGACTACCTGGCCTACATGCTCAGCTACGACTCCGTGCACGGCCGCTTCAAGGGCCAGGTATCGGTGGAAGGCGGCGACCTGATTGTCAACGGCAAGAAGATCCGCCTGACCGCCGAGCGCGACCCGGCCAACCTGAAGTGGGACGACATCGGCGCCGAGGTGGTGATCGAGTCGACCGGCCTGTTCCTGACCAAGGAAACCTGCCAGAAGCACATCGATGCCGGCGCCAAGAAGGTGATCCAGTCGGCACCGTCGAAGGACGACACCCCGATGTTCGTCTACGGCGTCAACCACACCGAGTACAAGGGCGAGGCCATCATCTCCAACGCCTCGTGCACCACCAACTGCCTGGCGCCGCTGGCCAAGGTGATCAACGACAAGTGGGGCATCAAGCGCGGTCTGATGACCACCGTGCACGCCGCCACCGCGACCCAGAAGACCGTCGACGGTCCGAGCATGAAGGACTGGCGCGGCGGACGCGGCATCCTCGAGAACATCATCCCGTCGTCGACCGGCGCGGCCAAGGCGGTCGGCAAGGTGCTGCCGGAACTCAACGGCAAGCTGACCGGCATGGCTTTCCGCGTGCCGACCAGCGACGTGTCGGTGGTCGACCTGACCGTGGAGCTGGAGAAGGACGCTAGCTACGCCGAGATCTGCGCCGAGATGAAGGCGCAGTCGCAGGGTGCGTTGAAGGGCATCCTCGGCTACACCGAGGACAAGGTGGTCGCCACCGACTTCCGCGGCGAGACCTGCACCTCGGTATTCGACGCCGATGCCGGCATCGCCCTGGACGGGACCTTCGTCAAGCTGGTCAGCTGGTACGACAACGAGTGGGGCTACTCCAACAAGTGCCTGGAGATGGCCCGCGTCATCGCCGGCTGA